The following nucleotide sequence is from Endozoicomonas sp. GU-1.
ATGATGGCCTGACTGAGCGCCTTTCGTTTCTGTTTGATACGTCGGCACCGGACTTTCCGGAAACCGAAAAAATCTACCGGGACCGACTGGACTTTGAGCTGAACACCATTTTGCAGATGGGGTTCCCGGGGTACTTCCTGATCGTTATGGACTTTATCCAGTGGTCTAAAAATAACGATATTCCCGTTGGCCCCGGACGTGGTTCCGGTGCCGGGTCACTGGTGGCCTATGCCCAGAAAATCACCGATCTGGACCCGATCAAATACGACCTGCTGTTTGAGCGATTCCTGAACCCTGAGCGGGTGTCGATGCCCGACTTTGACGTTGACTTCTGCATGGAAGGCCGGGACCGGGTGATTGATTATGTGGCCCGTACCTATGGACGCAATGCGGTTTCCCAGATCATCACCTTCGGTACCATGGCGGCCAAGGCGGTGGTGCGGGATGTGGCCCGGGTTCAGGGTAAGTCCTATGGTCTGGCGGATCGTCTTTCCAAAATGATCCCCTTTGAAATCGGCATGACGCTCGGTAAGGCCTATGAACAGGAGGAAGCCATTCGGGAGTTTCTGGAGTCCGATGAAGAGGCGGCGGAAATCTGGGAGATGGCGCTCAAGCTGGAAGGGGTCACGCGCAATGTCGGTAAGCACGCCGGTGGTGTGGTGATTGCCCCCACCAAGTTGACGGACTTTGCACCGCTTTACTGTGATGAGCACGGTAAAGGGGTGGTCACCCAGTATGACAAGAATGATGTGGAATACGCAGGTCTGGTGAAGTTCGACTTCCTGGGCCTACGCACGCTGACCATTATTGACTGGGCCCTGAAACTGATTAACCCCCGTCGGGCGCAGCGGGGTGAAGAGCCTTTGGCCATTGAAGCCATCGATCTTGAAGATAAAAGCGCCTACGACATGCTGAAGCGGGCGGAAACGACGGCGGTCTTCCAGCTGGAATCCCGTGGGATGAAAGATCTGATCAAACGTCTCCAGCCCGACTGCTTTGAAGATATTATCGCTTTGGTGGCCCTGTTCCGTCCGGGTCCGCTGCAGTCCGGGATGGTGGACAACTTTATTAACCGTAAGCATGGCCGGGAGGAACTCTCGTTCCCGGATGCCCAGTATCAGCACGAGTGGCTTCAGCCTATTTTGCAGCCCACTTACGGCATTATCCTGTATCAGGAACAGGTGATGCAGATTGCCCAGGTGCTGGCCGGTTACACCCTGGGCGGTGCGGATATGCTGCGCCGGGCCATGGGTAAGAAAAAGCCGGAGGAGATGGCCAAGCAGCGGGCGGTGTTTGAAGAGGGCGCTATCAGCCAGGGCGTTGATGGTGAGCTGGCCATGAAGATCTTCGATCTGGTGGAGAAGTTTGCGGGCTATGGCTTTAACAAATCCCACTCGGCGGCCTACGCCCTGGTTTCCTACCAGACGCTGTGGTTGAAGGCTCACTATCCATCGGAATTTATGGCGGCGGTCATGAGCTCCGATATGCAGAATACCGATAAGGTGGTGACCTTTATCGAAGAGTGTCGGGATATGGGCCTGACCGTGCTGCCGCCCAGCGTGAACATTGGCGAATATATGTTCGGTGTAAACGACGATGGGCATATTATCTATGGGCTGGGGGCCATCAAGGGCGTGGGTGAAGGCCCGATTGAGGCGATTGTCCGGGCTCGTAAAGAGGGTGGTCCATTCAAGGACCTGTTTGACTTCTGTGAGCGGGTGGATGCCAAAAGCATCAACAAGCGGGTGCTGGAGGCATTGATCAAATCCGGGGCGCTAGACCTGCTTGGGCCAGTTCCACAAAAGCCGAAACAGTTGAATTTCAACCGTGCCGTGCTGGAAGCGAGCCAGCTTGAGGCGATCAAGGCGGCGGACCAGGCGGCGAAAAGCCTGGATTCTGGTCATATGGATATGTTTGGTGCCCTGGTGCCCGCCGGAGAAGAGGCTGTTTACGACACTTATCTGAAAACCAGCGAATGGACGGACAAGGCTCGTTTGGGTGGCGAGAAGGATACCCTGGGGCTCTATCTGACCGGTCACCCTATTGATGAATACGAAAGTGAAATCCGGCACTTTATCCGCAACCGTATTAAAGACCTGCAGCCTGCCCGGGGCGATAGCCAGAATATTGCCGGGCTGGTGGTGGATATGCGGGTGATGAAAAACAAGAAGGGGGACAAAATGGCGTTTGTTACCCTGGATGACCGCACCGGCCGGATTGAAGTGTCGGTGTTTGCCGATGTGTTTGGGGAGTATCAACACCTGCTCCATAAAGACGCGGTGCTGGTAGTGGAAGGGGAAGTCACCTTTGATGATTATTCCGGTAGCCTGAAAGTCCGCTCGAAAAAAGTGATGAAAGTGGTGGATGCCCGCAGCCATTATGCCCGTCGTCTGGTTCTTGAGGTTTCCCATGAACAGATTGATGGTCATTTTGAACGAAAATTGTCGTCCATGTTGGGTGGGCAGCCGGGTCGGCTGCCGGTCAGGATTGATTACCAACGGGACGATGCCCGTGCCAGCCTGATGCTGGGGGAGCAATGGCTGGTCAGCCCCAGTGATGAATTGGTGCTGGAACTTCGGCAGTGGCTGGGCAAAAATGCTGCTAACGTTGAGTATGCCTGAGCAAGTGCTTGGGAATTGAGGTATGAAACGGAAGCTGTGGGTCTTGTGCAGTTTCCCTTTTTCGATGGAATAGTAAAATCAACTTTCTTAGAACTTTCATTGGCGTATGAGGTCTGACTTTTCGATCAGGTAAACTCACCGGTTTTCCTGGTTGCAGACTGCACCGGGCTTAAGGACTGCCTGAATGCAAATGGTCATGTACTTGGTGAAATTTTTATGAGAGGAATTTTTATGACTCCTGTTAAAGCTTGCTCACCGATGTTGCCGAAAGAAGCCAACCAAGAGGCTACAAAAACAGCCGATCAGGGAAAGTTTAACGATCGCTCCACTACCGTTGTTAGCAGGGCTCCCGCCTCGATAACACAGGATCCTGGTTCCACTTCTGGTGGCAATACGGCTGAATTTCAAAAAAGGACAATTGCCAAAATACGGGCAGAGACGGATATTCTGTCAGCCAAAAATGATCAGCTATGCCCCGATACCATCAAAGAGAAGACAGTCCCGGCTGATCTGATATTTCGGAAAATGGAAAAACCAATAATCGAGAACCCTGAATCAACGCCTGTCCCACCGGTAGCCTACTTCCGGCGTGCAGATGGGACATTGGGCGAGGTGGATTTCACGGAACTCGGAAATACCCTGAAAGAGGTTACCGGTGCGTTTGTTTTCAAAAAATATCATGCCGGTGAATATCATCTGAATTGGGGAAGAAGTTTTTCCGGGTTGTATGACCCTTATTCAATCCATGCGGGTCAACTTGATAATGGCAGGTTTTTCCTTCATGCATTGAAGCCTGAGCTTTGTGATCGGCTATTTACACTGGATACCGCTCGCCAGCAAATCCGTTACCTGGGGGATGATGATTTCACACCCGGGCCCGGGGAGCATGATGACCATTTCTCCCTCTATTGCGGAACCACCTATGGCGAGGCAATGGCAGCTTTTGAGCTGGCTTGCAAGGGCACCGACATAGCCAATTGCATCAGGCCACTGCTGGGATGGTCTGACGCTGTTGGCGCAAAGATGGGGCATCAACCGAAAGTCCCGGGTTTTCAGGCAGAAGCCATGGAAATGCCACAGGTAGTCCCAGACCCATATTGGGAGAAGATGGCGGAGTGGGATATGTCTTTATTCTGATGCGACTGGGCTAACTGCCGCCCTGCCTGTCCCGATGCCCGTTGTAACTTCCGGGCATTGCGGGTCGGCTGGCTACCGGGGGGGGATATTGTGGTCGCAAAATGTACCCACGGTGAAGGTTCCTCCTTTATTGTCCACTACAGGCAGTGGTTCCGGCTTTTCAAAAGGGGACATCCCATTCTCGTATTGCTTTTCTGCAGACTTCCAGGTCGACCAGCTGTTGAACTGTTTACAGGTAATTACGCTTTTTAACTCGACTTTACGGCGGTGTTTACGTATTTTGATCCCTATTTACTCTCCGGCCATGATAAGTGGACTTCATGAACCCGAATTACCTGGACTTTGAACAGCCAATTGCTGAACTGGAAGCCAAGATAGAAGAGCTTAGGCTGGTCAGCAGCGATGCAGAGCTGAATATTACTGAAGAGATTGCCACACTGCAGGATAAGTGCCGCAGTCTGACGGATGCCATTTTCAGCAACCTTTCTTCCTGGCAGGTGGCCCAGCTGGCCCGGCACCCCAGAAGGCCCTACACGCTGGACTATATTCGCCATATTTTCACCGAGTTTGATGAACTCCATGGCGATCGCCATTTTGCTGATGACCCCTCCATTGTGGGTGGCATGGCCCGACTGGATGGTCGACCGGTGATGGTGATTGGTCATCAGAAGGGGCGTGAGATCGAAGAAAAAGTTCGCCGGAATTTCGGTATGCCCAAACCGGAAGGTTACCGTAAAGCCTGTCGGCTGATGGAAATGGCGGAACGTTTCAAGATGCCCATCCTGACCTTTATTGATACACCGGGCGCATACCCCGGTATTGGTGCCGAGGAACGTGGGCAGAGTGAGGCGATTGCCTACAACCTGGCGGTGATGTCCCGCTTGAAAGTGCCTGTGATTTCCACGGTGATCGGTGAGGGTGGTTCCGGTGGTGCCTTGGCCATTGGGGTTTGTGATCATCTGGTGATGATGGGGTATTCAACTTACTCTGTTATTTCCCCTGAGGGTTGTGCCTCCATTCTCTGGAAAAAAGCCGAGTACGCTTCTACCGCCGCAGAGGCCATGGGGGTAACTGCCGGGCGTTTACAGGAGCTGGGCCTGGTGGATACCCTGGTGGCAGAGCCATTGGGTGGTGCACACCGGGATCCTGAAGCAGCGGCTGCCAGTTTGCAAGCAACACTGGTGGATCAGCTGAACATGCTTTCGGCACTGGACAGCGATACCCTGCTGGAAAATCGTTACCAGAAAATCAGGGATTTTGGGGCGCTTTGATTGCGAAAACGATGGCAAAAACCAGCGCAGAGATCACTTCCTGTCACCCGCTCAGCCCTGAGTGGGTGCTTGATCAACTATCTTCAAGCCTGCAGATACCGGTCTCTGAATGTCCTGTAACGGTGGCATTCAGTGGCGGTGTTGACTCCACCGTTTTACTCCATTTGCTGGCCTGCCTGCGTGATCAGGGAGATATCGCTGATGTGTGTGCTGTTCATGTTCATCATGGTTTGAGCCGTTACGCTGATCAGTGGGCTGAGCACTGTCACTCGGTATGTGAACAGTGGCAGATACCGCTGACCATCGCCAGAGTTTCTCTGGAAAATGACGGCTATGGTCTGGAGCAGGCGGCCAGGGATGCGCGATACCAGGTATTTATCAATGCCGTGGAAGAGGGCGGCTGTCTGTTGCAGGGGCATCATCGGGATGATCAGGCAGAGACGGTTCTGCTCAGGTTATTCCGCGGGACCGGTGTTGATGGTGTTCAGGGATTCCCGAACAAAGGTCCCTGGGTAATGGGCTGTTGTTACGGCCCTTACTGAATGTGGCCCGAGCATCCATTGAAGATTATGCCCGGACAAATAACCTCCGATTTATTGAAGATGACAGTAATACGGATGAACGCTTCTCCCGCAACTTTCTCCGTCAGCGACTGATTCCCATGGTGGAAGAGCGCTGGCCGGGTGCGTCGGAACGATTGGTCGAATTTGTGCGGGATGTGGCGCAGATGAATCAAACCGTGCAGCAGCAAACAATCGAACAGTTGGCCCTGTGTATTGATTATCGCCCGCAATGGCTGCTTGACCGGCAACCGCTGATGAATCTGGCAACGCTGCAATCCCTTGATGCCGGTTCCCGGCGTCGAGTGGTTCGCCAATGGCTGAAACAGCAGGGCATACAACTGCCCTCCAGAGACACCCTTGAACAGATCTTTGATGAAGTGGTTGAGGCTCGAATCGACGCCGAGCCCCTGCTGACAGTGGCACCGCGCTTTACCCTGACTCGCTACCAACAAATGCTGGTGTTGCTGGATGAAGACGTGCATTTGCAGGCATTTGAACCCATGGTATGGGACTGGCAGAAAGAGCCAATCGTGGTGTTGGGAGACCGGTCGCTGATCTGCAGTGCTAAACAGGAGCGCAGTGATAGCGCCATCCGACTGCCACAAAAACCATTACTGTTAAAACGCCGTTGTCACATATCAGGGGATGAAAAGTTTG
It contains:
- the tilS gene encoding tRNA lysidine(34) synthetase TilS, whose product is MLRPLLNVARASIEDYARTNNLRFIEDDSNTDERFSRNFLRQRLIPMVEERWPGASERLVEFVRDVAQMNQTVQQQTIEQLALCIDYRPQWLLDRQPLMNLATLQSLDAGSRRRVVRQWLKQQGIQLPSRDTLEQIFDEVVEARIDAEPLLTVAPRFTLTRYQQMLVLLDEDVHLQAFEPMVWDWQKEPIVVLGDRSLICSAKQERSDSAIRLPQKPLLLKRRCHISGDEKFAIAGRQGRKTLKKWLQDYKVPPWLREYLPLVFDGDQMVAAPGLWVCDGYYGMESDGLALHW
- the dnaE gene encoding DNA polymerase III subunit alpha, coding for MTARFIHLRVHTEFSLSDGLVRIKPLISAISGSGIPAVAVTDQSNLCALVKFYSGAMGAGIKPICGADLWVENPADKYAPSRLVLLCMDEQGYHNLTELISRAFMENQHHEKALVKREWIMALSEGLIALSGAREGEIGRALLSGKKSLAGELLQEWMGAFPDRFYLELHRTNRAGDEECVHGSVALAAEFNCPVVATNDVMFMTRDDFEAHESRVCIGESVVLDDPRREHRYSEEQYLKSEQEMAELFADIPEALANSVAIAQRCSINVKLGEYFLPEYPVPEGKTMDQFFREFSHDGLTERLSFLFDTSAPDFPETEKIYRDRLDFELNTILQMGFPGYFLIVMDFIQWSKNNDIPVGPGRGSGAGSLVAYAQKITDLDPIKYDLLFERFLNPERVSMPDFDVDFCMEGRDRVIDYVARTYGRNAVSQIITFGTMAAKAVVRDVARVQGKSYGLADRLSKMIPFEIGMTLGKAYEQEEAIREFLESDEEAAEIWEMALKLEGVTRNVGKHAGGVVIAPTKLTDFAPLYCDEHGKGVVTQYDKNDVEYAGLVKFDFLGLRTLTIIDWALKLINPRRAQRGEEPLAIEAIDLEDKSAYDMLKRAETTAVFQLESRGMKDLIKRLQPDCFEDIIALVALFRPGPLQSGMVDNFINRKHGREELSFPDAQYQHEWLQPILQPTYGIILYQEQVMQIAQVLAGYTLGGADMLRRAMGKKKPEEMAKQRAVFEEGAISQGVDGELAMKIFDLVEKFAGYGFNKSHSAAYALVSYQTLWLKAHYPSEFMAAVMSSDMQNTDKVVTFIEECRDMGLTVLPPSVNIGEYMFGVNDDGHIIYGLGAIKGVGEGPIEAIVRARKEGGPFKDLFDFCERVDAKSINKRVLEALIKSGALDLLGPVPQKPKQLNFNRAVLEASQLEAIKAADQAAKSLDSGHMDMFGALVPAGEEAVYDTYLKTSEWTDKARLGGEKDTLGLYLTGHPIDEYESEIRHFIRNRIKDLQPARGDSQNIAGLVVDMRVMKNKKGDKMAFVTLDDRTGRIEVSVFADVFGEYQHLLHKDAVLVVEGEVTFDDYSGSLKVRSKKVMKVVDARSHYARRLVLEVSHEQIDGHFERKLSSMLGGQPGRLPVRIDYQRDDARASLMLGEQWLVSPSDELVLELRQWLGKNAANVEYA
- the accA gene encoding acetyl-CoA carboxylase carboxyl transferase subunit alpha, giving the protein MNPNYLDFEQPIAELEAKIEELRLVSSDAELNITEEIATLQDKCRSLTDAIFSNLSSWQVAQLARHPRRPYTLDYIRHIFTEFDELHGDRHFADDPSIVGGMARLDGRPVMVIGHQKGREIEEKVRRNFGMPKPEGYRKACRLMEMAERFKMPILTFIDTPGAYPGIGAEERGQSEAIAYNLAVMSRLKVPVISTVIGEGGSGGALAIGVCDHLVMMGYSTYSVISPEGCASILWKKAEYASTAAEAMGVTAGRLQELGLVDTLVAEPLGGAHRDPEAAAASLQATLVDQLNMLSALDSDTLLENRYQKIRDFGAL
- the tilS gene encoding tRNA lysidine(34) synthetase TilS yields the protein MIAKTMAKTSAEITSCHPLSPEWVLDQLSSSLQIPVSECPVTVAFSGGVDSTVLLHLLACLRDQGDIADVCAVHVHHGLSRYADQWAEHCHSVCEQWQIPLTIARVSLENDGYGLEQAARDARYQVFINAVEEGGCLLQGHHRDDQAETVLLRLFRGTGVDGVQGFPNKGPWVMGCCYGPY